From Cellulomonas chengniuliangii, the proteins below share one genomic window:
- the dnaA gene encoding chromosomal replication initiator protein DnaA, translated as MSPQDEQLAHVWAHALSQLDSSPDITPRQLAFVKLAQPLGLLDGTMLLAVGNDLTKEYLETRVRAEVTEALTAALGREARFAITVDADLAPLDSPAPTSPSTPARGNSTESLTSDPQDFLAGNAPMEQEPIRMSTARRTPPTEPARLNPKYLFETFVIGSSNRFAHAAAVAVAEAPAKAYNPLFIYGDSGLGKTHLLHAIGHYAQNLYPSVRVRYVNSEEFTNDFINSIGEGKAGAFQRRYREVDVLLIDDIQFLQGKEQTMEEFFHTFNTLHNASKQIVLTSDLPPKQLNGFEDRMRSRFEWGLITDVQPPDLETRIAILRKKAGSERLQAPHDVLEYIASKISSNIRELEGALIRVTAFANLNRQQVDLSLAEIVLKDLITDDQTAEITATAVIGQTAAYFGLSIDDLCGSSRSRVLVTARQIAMYLCRELTDLSLPKIGQAFGGRDHTTVMHANRKIRELMAERRSIYNQVTELTNRIKQQNRG; from the coding sequence GTGTCACCACAGGACGAGCAGCTGGCCCACGTGTGGGCTCATGCCCTCTCCCAACTGGACTCCAGCCCCGACATCACGCCGCGCCAGCTCGCGTTCGTCAAGCTGGCGCAGCCGCTGGGGCTCCTCGACGGGACCATGCTCCTCGCGGTCGGCAACGACCTCACCAAGGAGTACCTGGAGACCCGGGTCCGGGCCGAGGTCACCGAGGCGTTGACAGCGGCCCTTGGCCGTGAGGCGCGCTTCGCGATCACCGTCGACGCCGATCTGGCCCCGCTCGACTCCCCCGCGCCGACATCACCGTCGACGCCCGCCCGTGGCAACTCCACGGAGTCGCTCACCTCGGACCCGCAGGACTTCCTCGCCGGCAACGCGCCGATGGAGCAGGAGCCGATCCGGATGAGCACGGCTCGGCGCACGCCGCCGACCGAGCCGGCCCGCCTGAACCCGAAGTACCTGTTCGAGACCTTCGTCATCGGGTCGTCCAACCGGTTCGCCCACGCCGCTGCGGTCGCTGTGGCGGAGGCGCCCGCAAAGGCGTACAACCCGCTGTTCATCTACGGCGACTCGGGACTGGGCAAGACGCACCTGCTGCACGCGATCGGCCACTACGCGCAGAACCTCTATCCGAGCGTGCGCGTGCGCTACGTGAACTCCGAGGAGTTCACCAACGACTTCATCAACTCGATCGGTGAGGGCAAGGCAGGAGCCTTCCAGCGGCGGTACCGCGAGGTGGACGTCCTCCTCATCGACGACATCCAGTTCCTGCAGGGCAAAGAGCAGACGATGGAGGAGTTCTTCCACACCTTCAACACCCTGCACAACGCCAGCAAGCAGATCGTCCTCACCTCCGACCTGCCGCCCAAGCAGCTGAACGGCTTCGAGGACCGTATGCGGTCCCGCTTCGAGTGGGGCCTGATCACCGACGTCCAGCCGCCGGACCTCGAGACCCGCATCGCGATCCTCCGCAAGAAGGCCGGCAGCGAGCGTCTGCAGGCTCCGCACGACGTGCTCGAGTACATCGCCTCGAAGATCTCGAGCAACATCCGGGAGCTCGAGGGCGCGCTCATCCGGGTCACGGCCTTCGCCAACCTGAATCGGCAGCAGGTGGACCTCTCCCTCGCCGAGATCGTCCTCAAGGACCTCATCACCGACGACCAGACCGCGGAGATCACGGCGACCGCGGTGATCGGGCAGACGGCCGCGTACTTCGGGCTGTCCATCGACGACCTGTGCGGCTCGTCGCGGTCGAGGGTGCTGGTCACGGCCCGGCAGATCGCCATGTACCTGTGCCGCGAGCTGACCGACCTGTCCCTGCCCAAGATCGGCCAGGCGTTCGGCGGACGCGACCACACCACCGTGATGCACGCCAATCGCAAGATCCGCGAGCTGATGGCTGAGCGTCGGTCGATCTACAACCAGGTCACCGAGCTCACCAACCGGATCAAGCAGCAGAACCGAGGCTGA
- the dnaN gene encoding DNA polymerase III subunit beta, giving the protein MKFRVDRDVLADAVTWTARSLPTRPPVPVLAGVRIEADSTGTIQLSSFDYEVSARSEIPADVSEPGVVLVSGRLLAEISRALPAKPVDVVLDGTKVTVTCGASRFTLLTMPVDDYPALPVMPDVAGTVDGDDLAHAVAQVTVAASRDDTLPLLTGVRMEIEGEKITLLATDRYRLALRQLTWTPSSPDLSTTALVRARTLSDAAKSLGSSSSVNIALSTGQGIDMIGFEANGRHTTSLLVDGDYPPVRRLFPDETPIHAVVLTQSLADAAKRVSLVAERNTPIRLSFTEGQVVLDAGQGDDAQASEALEATLVGEDISVAFNPQFLLDGLGALNTPFVRLSFTHPNKPVEFTGQDSLEGDDLQEYRYLLVPIRFAS; this is encoded by the coding sequence ATGAAGTTCCGCGTCGACCGTGACGTTCTCGCAGATGCCGTCACGTGGACCGCACGTAGCCTGCCGACACGTCCTCCTGTGCCGGTACTGGCTGGAGTCCGCATCGAGGCTGACTCCACCGGGACGATCCAGCTGTCGAGCTTCGACTACGAGGTCTCGGCACGCTCTGAGATCCCCGCCGACGTCAGCGAGCCCGGGGTCGTTCTCGTCTCCGGCCGGCTGCTCGCGGAGATCTCGCGCGCGCTTCCCGCCAAGCCCGTCGACGTTGTCCTCGACGGCACCAAGGTCACCGTCACCTGCGGCGCCTCGCGCTTCACCTTGCTGACGATGCCCGTCGACGACTACCCGGCGCTGCCGGTGATGCCCGACGTCGCAGGCACCGTCGACGGTGACGACCTCGCCCACGCCGTCGCGCAGGTCACCGTCGCGGCGAGCCGCGACGACACGCTTCCGCTGCTCACGGGCGTCCGGATGGAGATCGAGGGCGAGAAGATCACGCTCCTCGCCACGGACCGCTACCGACTGGCCCTTCGTCAGCTGACGTGGACCCCGTCCTCCCCGGACCTGTCCACCACAGCGCTCGTGCGCGCCCGGACACTGTCCGACGCGGCGAAGTCGCTGGGATCGAGCTCCTCGGTGAACATCGCGCTGTCCACCGGCCAGGGCATCGACATGATCGGTTTCGAGGCGAACGGCCGTCACACGACCTCGCTGCTCGTCGACGGCGACTACCCGCCGGTCCGACGCCTCTTCCCGGACGAGACGCCCATCCACGCCGTCGTGCTGACCCAGTCCCTCGCGGACGCCGCCAAGCGCGTGTCGCTCGTCGCCGAGCGGAACACGCCCATCCGGCTGTCCTTCACCGAGGGCCAGGTCGTGCTCGACGCCGGCCAGGGCGACGACGCGCAGGCCTCCGAGGCACTCGAGGCGACGCTGGTGGGCGAGGACATCTCGGTGGCGTTCAACCCGCAGTTCCTGCTGGACGGCCTCGGCGCGCTGAACACGCCGTTCGTGCGGTTGTCGTTCACCCACCCGAACAAGCCGGTGGAGTTCACCGGGCAGGACTCCCTCGAGGGCGACGACCTGCAGGAGTACCGGTACCTGCTGGTGCCGATCCGCTTCGCCAGCTGA
- the gnd gene encoding phosphogluconate dehydrogenase (NAD(+)-dependent, decarboxylating), with protein MHIGLVGLGRMGANMRTRIRAAGIDVSGYDPRPDVSDVATLAELVELLPAGERIVWVMVPAGEVTHSVVAELADLLVPGDLVIDGGNSYFADDERHGAMLHARGVGYLDVGVSGGIWGLENGYGLMVGGGAEDVARAMPIFDALRPEGPRDEGFVHAGPVGAGHYAKMVHNGIEYGLMQAYAEGYELLEAKGLITDVPGTLKAWSRGTVVRSWLLDLLVAALEEDQDLSTIEDWVDDSGEGRWTVDEAIDLAVPLPVISAALFARFASRQGQSPAMKAVAALRQQFGGHAVRPAGSAPSEGRIGPSAPPAPPASSV; from the coding sequence ATGCACATCGGCCTAGTGGGACTCGGCAGGATGGGCGCGAACATGCGCACCCGCATCCGCGCCGCGGGCATCGACGTCTCCGGCTACGACCCTCGCCCCGACGTCTCGGACGTCGCGACCCTTGCCGAGCTGGTGGAGCTGCTGCCCGCCGGCGAGCGGATCGTGTGGGTGATGGTCCCGGCCGGCGAGGTGACGCACTCGGTGGTGGCCGAGCTCGCCGACCTGCTGGTCCCTGGGGACCTGGTCATCGACGGCGGCAACTCGTACTTCGCCGACGACGAGCGCCATGGCGCGATGCTCCATGCCCGCGGCGTGGGCTACCTGGACGTGGGGGTCTCCGGCGGGATCTGGGGCCTGGAGAACGGGTATGGCCTGATGGTGGGCGGCGGCGCGGAGGACGTCGCGCGCGCGATGCCGATCTTCGACGCCCTCCGGCCGGAGGGGCCCCGCGACGAGGGCTTCGTGCACGCCGGACCGGTGGGCGCAGGCCACTACGCGAAGATGGTGCACAACGGGATCGAGTACGGCCTGATGCAGGCCTACGCCGAGGGCTACGAGCTGCTCGAGGCGAAGGGCCTCATCACGGACGTGCCCGGCACCCTCAAGGCGTGGTCGCGCGGCACGGTGGTCCGGTCGTGGCTGCTGGACCTGCTCGTGGCCGCGCTCGAGGAGGACCAGGACCTCTCGACCATCGAGGACTGGGTCGACGACTCCGGTGAAGGGCGGTGGACGGTGGACGAGGCGATCGACCTCGCTGTGCCGCTTCCCGTGATCTCCGCGGCCCTCTTCGCACGGTTCGCCTCCCGCCAAGGGCAGTCCCCGGCGATGAAGGCCGTGGCCGCGTTGCGCCAGCAGTTCGGCGGGCATGCGGTCCGGCCTGCCGGGTCGGCCCCGTCCGAGGGCCGCATCGGCCCGTCCGCTCCCCCCGCACCCCCTGCGTCATCCGTCTGA
- the recF gene encoding DNA replication/repair protein RecF (All proteins in this family for which functions are known are DNA-binding proteins that assist the filamentation of RecA onto DNA for the initiation of recombination or recombinational repair.): protein MYVSYLSLTDFRSYRQVELPLDPGATALVGPNGQGKTNLVEALGYIATLGSHRVPSDAALVRSGAGRAVVRAKVVRERTVDGAPSERTSLVEVEITPGKANRSRVNGGSPGRARDILGLLRTVLFAPEDLALVKGDPDGRRKFLDELAVLVTPRLAGVVADYDRVLRQRSALLKSAGLAMRNSRGGADLRTLDVWDAKLAQVGAELIVARRAIVAALAPHVARAYEQVSSGQGEAVVTYRASLDAALEGADHGQEPDVPGAAGAPAPAHVVEAQMLEAMAQLRAKEIERGVCLVGPHRDDLTLTLGGLPAKGYASHGESWSFALALRLASYTLLTRGPDQVGGAEQDGDLWMADWGEDGEPVLILDDVFAELDVRRRDRLAELVAPARQVIITAAVPTDVPEQLSGARVDVMGGEVSRVR, encoded by the coding sequence ATGTACGTCTCTTATCTCTCGCTGACAGATTTCCGCTCCTATCGCCAGGTCGAGCTGCCCTTGGACCCGGGCGCGACCGCACTGGTCGGCCCAAACGGCCAGGGCAAGACGAACCTGGTCGAGGCGCTCGGATACATCGCCACGCTCGGCAGCCACCGGGTGCCGTCGGACGCCGCCCTGGTGCGGTCCGGCGCCGGCCGGGCTGTGGTCCGCGCCAAGGTGGTCCGGGAACGGACCGTCGACGGGGCCCCGTCTGAGCGGACCAGCCTCGTCGAGGTGGAGATCACGCCGGGGAAGGCGAACCGCTCGCGCGTCAACGGAGGCTCCCCGGGGCGGGCCCGCGACATCCTGGGGCTGCTGCGCACGGTGCTGTTCGCGCCCGAGGACCTGGCCCTGGTCAAGGGAGACCCGGACGGCCGCCGGAAGTTCCTGGACGAGCTCGCGGTGCTGGTGACACCGCGGCTCGCGGGAGTCGTGGCCGACTACGACAGGGTGCTGCGCCAGCGCAGCGCGCTGCTGAAGTCGGCCGGGCTCGCGATGCGGAACTCCCGCGGCGGCGCCGACCTGCGCACGCTGGACGTGTGGGACGCGAAGCTCGCGCAGGTCGGCGCGGAGCTCATCGTGGCTCGTCGCGCGATTGTGGCGGCCTTGGCCCCGCACGTCGCGCGGGCGTACGAGCAGGTCAGCTCGGGGCAGGGTGAGGCGGTCGTCACCTATCGCGCGTCGTTGGACGCAGCGCTCGAGGGCGCCGACCACGGTCAGGAGCCCGACGTCCCCGGGGCCGCCGGGGCTCCGGCGCCGGCGCACGTCGTCGAGGCCCAGATGCTCGAGGCCATGGCGCAGCTGCGGGCCAAGGAGATCGAGCGGGGGGTGTGCCTGGTCGGGCCGCATCGCGACGACCTGACCCTCACGTTGGGCGGGCTGCCGGCGAAGGGGTACGCCAGCCATGGCGAGTCGTGGTCTTTTGCGCTGGCGCTGCGTTTGGCGTCGTACACGCTGCTGACGCGGGGGCCGGACCAGGTGGGCGGCGCGGAGCAGGACGGCGACCTGTGGATGGCGGACTGGGGCGAGGACGGCGAGCCGGTGCTGATCCTGGACGACGTGTTCGCCGAGCTCGACGTCCGCCGGCGGGACCGCCTGGCCGAGCTGGTCGCGCCCGCCCGGCAGGTGATCATCACGGCGGCGGTGCCCACCGACGTCCCCGAGCAGCTGTCCGGGGCGCGGGTGGACGTGATGGGCGGGGAGGTGTCGCGTGTCCGCTGA
- a CDS encoding DUF721 domain-containing protein encodes MSAEDPRPDESATSGDDAQGAAASVDGVPASEVVELTPPAQVARAALERAKAAARSKGIRPGQPARRSPLDIPRGTSGPGGRDPQMIGATLPVLVRNQGWVQKLSVGGLMGRWREIVGDIADHCVPETFEDGILTVRADSTAYATNVRLYVSAMLREISAVVGEDVVREVRVLGPAGPGFKRGPRSVPGRGPRDTFG; translated from the coding sequence GTGTCCGCTGAGGACCCTCGCCCCGATGAGTCCGCGACGTCGGGCGACGACGCGCAAGGCGCTGCGGCGTCGGTCGACGGCGTCCCGGCGAGCGAGGTCGTCGAGCTCACGCCGCCGGCGCAGGTCGCCCGTGCCGCGCTCGAGAGGGCCAAGGCCGCGGCCCGATCGAAGGGCATCCGCCCAGGTCAGCCTGCTCGTCGGTCGCCGCTCGACATCCCTCGCGGCACGTCCGGCCCGGGTGGGCGCGACCCGCAGATGATCGGCGCCACCCTGCCGGTGCTGGTGCGCAACCAGGGGTGGGTGCAGAAGCTGTCGGTGGGCGGGCTGATGGGCCGCTGGCGGGAGATCGTCGGCGACATCGCCGACCACTGCGTCCCGGAGACCTTCGAGGACGGCATCCTCACGGTCCGCGCCGACTCGACGGCGTACGCCACGAACGTCCGGCTGTACGTCTCGGCGATGCTGCGGGAGATCTCGGCCGTGGTCGGCGAGGACGTCGTGCGGGAGGTCCGGGTGCTCGGGCCGGCAGGCCCAGGGTTCAAGAGGGGCCCGCGCTCGGTGCCCGGGCGCGGCCCCCGCGACACCTTCGGCTGA
- the gyrB gene encoding DNA topoisomerase (ATP-hydrolyzing) subunit B, translating into MADQSLTDAPATTDGTPPASSNGGYDASAITVLEGLEAVRKRPGMYIGSTGERGLHHLVYEVVDNSVDEALAGYCDHIEVTLLEDGGVRVVDNGRGIPVDIVKSEGKPAVEVVLTVLHAGGKFGGAGYAVSGGLHGVGVSVVNALSEKLSVEVRKGNVYRQSYMRGAPQAPLAKGEEVAETGTTVTFWADDQIFETTTYDFETLRSRFQQMAFLNKGLQITLTDERPGHIGTDDEVAEQEVEPQARTVTYKYDGGLVDYVRHLNAAKKVELVNPEIIDFESEDVERRISVEIALQWTTSYSESVHTYANTISTTEGGTHEEGFRAAMTSLINRYAREKGLIKEKDENLTGDDIREGLTAVISIKLGEPQFEGQTKTKLGNTEAKTFVQRVVNEQLGDWLDSHPNEARDVIRKSQQAAAARMAARKAREATRRKGLLESGGMPGKLKDCQSNRAEECEIYIVEGDSAGGSAVRGRNPRTQAILPIRGKILNVERARLDRALGNQEVQALITAFGTGIGEDFDVSKLRYHKIVIMADADVDGQHIRTLLLTLLFRYMPGLIKGGYVYLAQPPLYRIKWSNAAHDYVYSDRERDAVLLDGQAHGKRIPKENAIQRYKGLGEMDYSELWDTTMDPEHRTLLQVTLDAAAAADDTFSVLMGEDVEQRRSFIQRNAKDVRFLDI; encoded by the coding sequence GTGGCCGACCAGAGCCTGACCGACGCCCCCGCGACGACCGACGGCACCCCCCCAGCATCTTCCAACGGCGGCTACGACGCCAGTGCGATCACCGTCCTCGAAGGCCTCGAGGCCGTTCGCAAGCGGCCCGGCATGTACATCGGCTCGACCGGTGAGCGGGGCCTGCACCACCTCGTCTACGAGGTGGTCGACAACTCGGTCGACGAGGCGCTCGCAGGGTACTGCGACCACATCGAGGTCACCCTGCTCGAGGACGGCGGCGTGCGGGTCGTCGACAACGGCCGCGGCATCCCGGTGGACATCGTGAAGTCCGAGGGCAAGCCGGCCGTCGAGGTCGTGCTCACCGTGCTGCACGCCGGCGGGAAGTTCGGCGGCGCGGGCTACGCGGTGTCGGGCGGCCTGCACGGTGTCGGCGTCTCGGTGGTCAACGCGCTCTCCGAGAAGCTCTCGGTCGAGGTCCGCAAGGGCAACGTCTACCGGCAGTCGTACATGCGCGGCGCGCCGCAGGCCCCGCTCGCCAAGGGCGAGGAGGTCGCCGAGACCGGCACCACCGTCACGTTCTGGGCCGACGACCAGATCTTCGAGACGACGACGTACGACTTCGAGACGCTGCGCTCGCGCTTCCAGCAGATGGCCTTCCTCAACAAGGGCCTGCAGATCACCCTCACCGACGAGCGCCCGGGCCACATCGGCACGGACGACGAGGTCGCCGAGCAGGAGGTCGAGCCGCAGGCCCGCACGGTCACGTACAAGTACGACGGCGGGCTCGTCGACTACGTGCGGCACCTCAACGCCGCCAAGAAGGTCGAACTCGTCAACCCCGAGATCATCGACTTCGAGTCCGAGGACGTCGAGCGCCGCATCTCGGTGGAGATCGCGCTGCAGTGGACCACCTCGTACTCCGAGTCGGTGCACACCTACGCCAACACGATCTCCACGACCGAGGGCGGCACCCACGAAGAGGGCTTCCGGGCCGCCATGACGTCGCTCATCAACCGCTACGCGCGCGAGAAGGGGCTGATCAAGGAGAAGGACGAGAACCTCACGGGCGACGACATCCGCGAGGGCCTCACAGCCGTCATCTCGATCAAGCTCGGCGAGCCGCAGTTCGAGGGCCAGACGAAGACGAAGCTCGGGAACACCGAGGCCAAGACGTTCGTGCAGCGCGTGGTCAACGAGCAGCTCGGCGACTGGCTGGACTCCCACCCGAACGAGGCGCGCGACGTCATCCGCAAGTCGCAGCAGGCAGCGGCGGCCCGCATGGCCGCCCGCAAGGCGCGCGAGGCGACCCGGCGCAAGGGGCTGCTCGAGTCGGGCGGCATGCCCGGCAAGCTCAAGGACTGCCAGTCCAACCGGGCTGAGGAGTGCGAGATCTACATCGTCGAGGGTGACTCGGCAGGCGGCTCGGCGGTGCGCGGGCGCAACCCCCGCACCCAGGCGATCCTGCCCATCCGCGGCAAGATCCTCAACGTCGAGCGGGCGCGGCTCGACCGCGCGCTGGGCAACCAGGAGGTGCAGGCGCTGATCACCGCGTTCGGCACCGGCATCGGCGAGGACTTCGACGTCAGCAAGCTGCGGTACCACAAGATCGTGATCATGGCCGACGCCGATGTCGACGGCCAGCACATCCGCACGCTGCTGCTCACCCTGCTGTTCCGCTACATGCCCGGACTGATCAAGGGCGGGTACGTGTACCTGGCCCAGCCGCCGCTCTACCGCATCAAGTGGTCGAACGCGGCCCACGACTACGTCTACTCCGACCGTGAGCGGGACGCCGTGCTGCTGGACGGCCAGGCCCACGGCAAGCGGATTCCCAAGGAGAACGCGATCCAGCGGTACAAGGGTCTCGGCGAGATGGACTACTCCGAGCTCTGGGACACGACGATGGACCCCGAGCACCGCACGCTGCTGCAGGTGACGTTGGACGCGGCAGCCGCTGCCGACGACACGTTCTCCGTGCTGATGGGCGAGGACGTCGAGCAGCGCCGTTCGTTCATCCAGCGCAACGCGAAGGACGTGCGCTTCCTCGACATCTGA